The genomic segment GCTCATATCGAGGCGGCAGATCAATCGCACCAAGCACTGGTGCAAAATGTCCAGAGGATCGCTGCCGAAGGCAAACTGGCCGTGTCAGCCCAGGCTGCGGCAGATTTGGTCTGGGCTTCCGCCAATACGGCCGCTTGGCTGTACGTGACGGCCCAGATTCGTAAGGCGCCCCCACCCGAGCCCGACGTCATTGATCTCATTCGGGAAAGCGTCATGCAGATCATTTTGATCCAAAGGCCGGACGCCAATTCAAAATGAAGGTCCACAAATCGTGGCACATATGAGAAATCGCCTATCCAAACCGGATGGCGATTTTTTCATTTTCGCAGGAATTCGATGATCTCACTCGCTCACGCTACGGCCACGGCCAAATAAAACTATAGCACTGCTATAGACAGCTCTGTATAGCGGTGCTATAATACCCGTATAGCAGCGCTATACAGTGATCCATATGTTATCCAAACTCAGGAGGGGTACGATGTCATTCAACAATCAAGAACTGGTTGTCGTAACGGGTACGTCCAGCGGCATCGGCAGGGCTACCGCGGAACGGCTCGCCGCTGACGGATTTCACGTTTTAGCCGGGGTTCGCCGCCAGGAGGATGCCGACAAGATTAGACGCCATAATATCGAGCCGGTGATCGTCGATATTACCAATCTCGATACCCTGAAGGCGCTGGCCGAACGAGTGAAGCAAGATCCGCTTGGTCGCTCTTTGCGGGCCGCGGTCAACAATGCCGGCATCGCGGTTAATGCACCGCTTGAGATGGTTCCGCTCGATGAATTTCGCCGCCAGATCGAAGTCAGCGTAATCGGACAAGTCGCGGTGATTCAGGCGCTGACCCCGGCCTTGCTGAACAGCGGCGGGCGCGTGGTCAATATCGGTTCGCTTGGCGGCAAGATCTCCATGCCTGGATTCGGCATTTATTCGGCTGCAAAGTATGCGATGGAAGCGATCAATGACAGTCTTCGCCGGGAGATGTCCTCGTTCGGATTGAAGGTCATCATGATCACGCCGGGCGGTGTCAGCACGGGGCTGTCGGAGCAAGGGATTACGACGGCGGAGCGGCTGGCCAAGTTGATGACGCCGGATCAGCACAAGCGCCATGATCGTCTTTTCGATGCTGTGAAGGCTCAGGCTGAGACGTGGGCAACGGACGGCATCCGCCCCGAGAAAGTCGCAGCAGTGGTGTCACGAGCCATCCACGCAATTAAACCACGCACTCGCTATACGGCCGGTCGCGATTCGGCGCTGCTGACCCGACTGGTCCGTATTCTCCCGGACAAACTCCTCGATCGGATGCTTCGCAGCCAGATGAAGCTGCAGTAACGGATTTTTTGCGAATGCCTCATTACAAAACGGGAGAATGGATCATGTCACAACAACAGTTTGAACATGCCATTATCGTAGGTGGCTATTTAGGCAGATCGGTTGGTTCATCAAGATGTTATCCATACGAGGAGGAATTCGCATGAACGATACAAAGAACCGTTACGTTACTGTACTTTGGGAGGCGAGAGCCAAGGCAGGGAGGGAAGCCGAGATGAAGGCATTCATGGCGGCCGCTGTCACCCCGTCGCGCAACGACGCTGGCAACATTGACTACGAGGCTCACGAGGTAGTAGGCCAGCCGGGCACATTCATCATCTACGAACGCTGGGAAAACCGGGACGCGCTCGATCGGCACCTGAACGCGCCCCGCATGCAGGAACTGGTACCCCAGCTCTTAGAATTGATGGAGGGATCCATTGAGGAAGGGATTCGACTCCTGCAGCGGTTTCGCCCGGCGCAGTAAGAAAGCCGGATACTGAAATGCCTAACGGTACGCCTATTGCGTAAAAATAAGGAGAGGGTAAACATGGATCTTAAATTAGCTAACAAAGTAGCTGTCGTTACCGGAGCAAGTAAAGGAATTGGACTCGCTATCGTTCGAAAGTTTATCGAGGAAGGGGCAAGTGTGGTCGCGGTAAGCCGGACATTAACGGAGGAATTGGCTGATCTTGTTGAAAACCAATCAGTCAAACATCTGCCTATTGATGTCAGTATGGAACGCAATACCGTTGAACTTTCTGAAAAACTCGGTGGCGTGTTCGGCAGAGTCGACATTTTAATCAATAGTGTCGGGGCGGTTGACAAGAGGAGGGGAGAAGGCTTCTTGGCTACGCCAAATGAGGAATGGGAACAGCTTTATGATTTAAACCTGTTTAGCGTTGTTCGTATTACGCAAGCGGCATTACTGCATATCCTCAAGAACAATGAGGGTGCCATTGTAAATATCTCTTCCGTAAATGCACAGATGCCCGAATTGTTATTGCCTATTTACGGCACAACCAAAGCGGCACTTAATAATTTGACGAAAATGCTGGCTGGCGAGTTTGGACCTCGTCGTATTAGAGTAAACTCGATCTCGCCTGGGCCGGTAGTAACGCCTTTGTGGCAAGACCCTGAAAACGGAATGGCCAAAACAATCAGTTCAATGGCAGCGATGGATTCCGAAAAAGTGTTTGAAGAGCTGCCTAAAATGGCTGGTATAACATTGGGGAAATTTGCAGAAGCCGAAGATATTGCGAACCTTGCCGTGTTCCTTGCTTCGGAGCGAGCTTCAATGATTACCGGAACGGATTATGTGATTGATGGAAATATGATTAAAACGATTTAAGCCGAAATAGTTCGATATAAAAATGGAAAGCCCCCTAGTAACTGGGGGCTTTATGCAACAGGTCCCTCTGCAGCCTCTATAGCTGCTTTCAATTGTTCAAACCACGCCAAGTTAACCAGGTGATGGGAACGGGAATTTTCGTTCATGCGGCGGTAGTAATCGATTGTGCCGGGGAGTTCCTGTGTGCTGGACAGGTACTCATCAAGAAGGGAGATTCGGGTTCTCGTCTGGTCGATTTGCGATTGGATCAGCTCCAGCAGTTTGTTTTTATCGTATTCATCGGCAAAGAGAAGCGCCCCATAAAATTGCAGGTTCACATATTCCGACTTGGTGCCGTATTCGACCATTAACTTTTCGAATTCAGCCATTCCCGAGCCGGTGACTTGATAGCTCCGAACTTCGCGCCCGCTGTTGGAAGGATTCTGCTGAATCTGTTCAATCCAGCCTTTTTCCTCAAGCTGCTGCAGATTGTAATAAAACGAGCCCTTCGTGAAGCTTACAATGTATTTGTAATGCCGTTTTTCCATGAGGGCCAGTAGTTCATAGCCGTGAGCGCCGTGGTTTTGAATAAGCAAGCCAAGGATGAGTAAGGGGATCAAGGCTGCATAACCCTCCCGATCTTCACCTCGTATTCCGCGTACGTGAGCTTACCCGAAGCCAAATCCATGCTATGAAGGTAAACTTGTTCTGTTTTCGAATAATCGCGCACCGCTTTCAGCGACCGCTCCTCCCCCGAGATGGGCTCCAGGACATGACACCTTTTCGAAAAGGCTTCGAAATAGCGGTAGCCGAACTTGCGTTGCGAAACCGCGTCTAAATGGATGCCATCAGGATTCGCGGTCAATTCTGCCGCTGTTGCAAAATAACAATTTGGCTGCTCGTTAGCGAAGAGCTGCAACTGTTCATCGACCTGTCGATATTCTGTCGCATGCTGTCCAAAACCGGTCTTCCCAAGGAAATCGCCAAGTCCGCCAATGATCAACGGCACCGCCTCAAGATTCAATTCGTTTCTTAGCGTCTCGATGATAAAGGTTAATTTCCCGTAATACGTTTCATGCAGCGAACGATAACTGTCGCTCTCGCCCTGGTGCCAGAGGATTCCGCAGATTTGACTGGACCGCAAGGCGAAGCGAGCCTCGGACAAAGCATGCTGAAACAGGATGCCTTCCGGATGCCAGTCGTTCAAGGAACTGCCGCCTTCCGCACAAGGAATCAACCCGATTTCCTCATCGGGATTGGCCCTCGACCAGGCATCGGCGAAAGACGCCGCCAGGCTGATACCGGCAACCGGACGGTCATAATTAATCGGCTCGGTCATCATCTGCCACTGCCCATTGCGCAGCATTTTGATTTTCTCATTATAGATAGGGTCGACCTCATGCATAAATCCACGGCCTGCCATATTTGACTGACCCAACATTAAAAATGATTTTATCATGTAACCTTCACTCCTCTCCTAACTGTTATGGTCTAATTAGACTAAAATTATTATATAGTCTAATTTAGACTACTGTCCATGAAGAGGGCTAGGTACAGAAAAACTTTGCGGAGAGTCTGGATTTATCAAAGCTCTATGTTAGACTCCAAAAACGCAAGATACTTTGGGTCGTCTTCTATAAAAATCTCAATGCCGGCGCCCATGTAAAAAAGCACTTGAAGGCCTTATCATAATTCTTCATACGATAATGGACATCCCCAATAGCGACATATATCCAGGTAGCGGCCTCCCATTCTCGATGATTTTCAGGCAATAAGCGGAGGGCGGCCAAATAGTTTTGCTTGGCGGCCTCAAGATTGCCTGTCTTCGCTAAATCATCGCCTTGCTCACATAGTGCCCTGATTGAGGAATAAGTGGAATCTGAGCGCCCTCCAAACCCATGGGCGACCGGAATCGTGTGGTGCGCTCAGATGTGGGAGCCGCCTCCGTCGGATTCATGTAATATACATGGAGCTTATTGAATTTTTGTGTCATTAAATATCACAAAATAATCCACTATTTTCATATAATATCGATAAAAGTTATGAATATTCTAAAGTTTCATTGACTATCAAAGGTTATATTGTTATATTCCCTTACATACAGAGGAGGGAATAATACATAATGAGTAAATTAAAACGTCTGCGTAAAGGTAAAAAGCAAGTGATAGCTGCTTCAATCGCGTTATCCGTTATCGCAACGGGCGTGTATCCGTTTCAATCCGCAGATGCCTTAACGCGGGTTACCTCGGAGAGCGGCACGGTATGGGAGATTCACGATGCTTTTGCCCCTAGCTTAGACACGGGAAGCTTACGTACGGTCGGTACGACGCAAGTACAAGGCTTCGGCAATATCTTTGTTAAAGTGTCATCGCCCTCAGCTTCGCTCATGAATGGTCAGATGATGCGCGGGTTTAACTTGTCCTATGACGGCGTTAATAAATTTGTTTCCACGCAATCTGTAAATCTGGGAAATATATTGATCACCCGCGAGGTTTACGTTGATACCAAAAATAACAGAACGAGATTCTTTGATACTTTCACGAATACAAATAACGTGGCCGTGAAGGTTGATGTCTCTTTCGGTGGCTCATTAGGTTATGGTACGACAACAAATGCCGCAGTCGTAAAGGCAACCTCTTCGCACGATCTCCAGGTCACGACGGATGATTCATGGGTTGTTGTCGACAGCACCGCTAGAAATAATAAGCCGCTAGGTATCGCAGTCGGATCTCCGGATCCATTCGATAATGGATTAACCGGATTAGGCGACCAGCAAAAGGATCCATTTACGACGCCGTTAGCCGAATCCGGAAATGAAGCGAATTTCTATGGATTTATTAATACCTTACATATTGAGCCGGGCCAGTCGAAGTCTCTCGTCAATTATGTGCAAGTCGGAGAAACCGGTGAAGAAGGGTTAAATAATCTGGTTGCTACGCTGGATGGACTTAACGGTCAGCTGGATGTAGCCGGATTAAGCAACGCGCAAATTCGTTCGATTAGCAACTGGGATATTTCCGGCATCGAGGGACTTGATACGGGAGATCAGCTGAATATTCCAAATGCGCCTGCAGCCAATCAATTCGTAACTTCATCCCCCTATGACGTTACCAATAAATCGATTGCAGAAATGCAGCAGGATATGATCAATGGCAGGGCCACTTCCGTACAAATTACGCAAGCCTATCTGGATCGAATTAAGGCATACGATATGGGTCAATTAGGATTTCATGCTTTCCTGCATGTATCGGAGACCGCACTTAGCCAAGCACAAGCGGCTGACATTGCTCGCGCACAAGGTGCAAAAGGCGACTTGCTGGGAATTCCAATTGCGATAAAAGATATTTATGATACGAAGGATATGCCGACGACAGGCGGCAGCAAAGCGCTCGAGGGCTGGCAGCCTGAATCCGATGCCTTCCAAGTCAATAAGCTGCGGGAAGCCGGAGCCGTCATTATCGGTAAGGTAAACACATCCGAGTTTGCGAATAGCGGCAGCTTTAGCGAGAGTGGCTGGCAGCAAACATGGAACGCGCTGTACCCATCCAAAACATCGTTTGGCTCGAGCGGCGGGTCCGCAGTATCGGTTGCGGCTGATTTTGCGGCAGCGGCAATGGGATCGCAAACAGGGGTATCTCTCTATGCGCCGACTACAGGCGCCAGCCTGAAGAGCTTCCGCGGTACGGACGGGATGGCAAGCACGACGGGCGTGATTCCGCTCACTTGGGGACAAGATTATGCAGGTCCGATTGCTAAAACGGTAACGGATCTGGCTATTATGTTGAATGCGACAACGGGTACGGATCCAAAGGATATTTTCACAGTGACTGCCGATGCAGATAACAAACGTCCAGTCGACTGGAAGGAATCTTTAGACGTTAATGCCCTGCAAGGAAAGAAAATCGGATATATTCCTTCGTCCTTTGTATCTACCTATGCTGACGATGATACTGGACAAGCCGTCATGGATAAGTTCTCGCAGCTTCAAGCAGCCGGCGCGACCATGGTTGAGATGTCGGCATTACCGGCAGCGCCTACTCGTCCTTCGGGTATTAACGGATCTACGGAGGGTTGGGCACGTTATATTGAGCTTCATAAAGATTTCCCTTACATCGATGGAGCAAGCGTATTAGCTTCGGATAAGGTGCTTATCTATAATAAAAGAGATTATACGGCACCTACCCGTATGACAGAACAGGCTGTACAAGATTACATTAAGTATCGAACGGACTATAAGGAAGTTATTAAAGGCTGGATGGACGCGAACGGTGTCGATGCCGTCGTTTACGCAGGTTTTATTAGCGACGTATATAACAATGATGCAGCCGCCTCCCAATTAAGCTCCGACCGCGGCACGGGCGTATTGACGTCTAATGTCGGTCTGCCTACGGTAGTTGTTCCCGTAGGGACGAACGATAGCGGATATTCGATCTCTATGCAGCTTGTAGGCAGAGCATGGGATGATGCAAAGGTTCTAGGCATGGGCTATGCGCTTGAACAACAAACGAAAGCCAGATTGCTCTCCTCGTTTGTACCGGCGCTTCCATACGTTTCAAGCAATCCGGGTCCAATCATTGATAACGGACCAACGCCCCCGGTTAAAGAAGAGCCTGTGACGCCTCCGGAAACAACGACGCCTCCGGAAGAGCCGGAAGTTGTCCGTTTCACGGATGTAACGAATCATTGGGCTAAAGCAAGCATTGACGTTCTTATTGCTAAGGGCTTACTAACGGGTTATGCCGACGGAACATTCCGTCCAAACTCGGGATTGACGCGTGCCGAAGCGATTAAGGTCATTGCCTCTTACATGGGACTTGAAGGGAAAGAAAGTACCTTTGCGGACGTATCTTCGACGCATTGGGCGAATAAGTTTATCGGCGCGACTGCCGAAGCGGGCTTGATGACCGGATACAGCGACGGAACATTCCGTCCGGACGAGAAGATGAGTCGCAGCGAGTTAGCGGCACTCATTGCCAGAGCCTTTAAGTTAACGGGTGCCGGTCAAACGTCATTCAAAGATGTTAAAGGCAATGCATGGTCGTATGAATACATTGATGCGCTCGCATCCAATAAGATTATTACAGGCTACACAGACAATATGTTCAAGCCTGAACAAGGAATTACCAGAGCGGAGTTTGCGACAATCATTGCCAGATTGATAGAAACAAAGGCATAAAAGCGACAAAAAAGAGATTTAGAATCGTTGATTCTAAATCTCTTTTTGTTATGCGCCTCGATTGCGCCCCTGCGACAATTTACAACCTCGATAACCTCTTCGCAAGCCGTTCAAGGATTTGTTTTTGTTCTTTCCGCCAGCTTCGCAATCGACTCCATGTCTTGATCGGTTAATAGCGTGAGGAAATATTTTTGTATGGCCTTAGCGACGATGGGACGGGCTTCATCCAATGCCGTTTGTCCGGCAGGCGTGATGATGACTTGGACACCGCGATCCGTATCGATTGGTTTCCTCGTCACAAGCCCGCGCTTTTCCATCCGCGTCAGATGATGCGACAATCGACTCTTATCCCAGTCCATCGAGTCGGCTAATTCCTGTTGACGAAGAGTCCCGTTCCCCGAGAGGACCAGCCGATCCAGTACGCCGTAATCGCCCTCCGATAGCCCTGTTTGCTCGGACAGCTCTTTGATCACGCGACCAAATATGCGCTGAAATGAGCCCTTCCATAAATGCCATATTCGCATTTCCGCTTCGTTTAACTCGTATTTGTCCATAGAAAGATCATAGCATGGTTGACGTGTCAACTTCAATGTGCTACCTTTATTTTAGTTGACATGTCAACCTAGGCTTTAGGTGGCTTATTCTGCTCAGCAATGCGAAAAGGAGTGTGTTTCGATGCAAGAGATGCAACAGAAACCAAAGGAAGATCGTCCGGTAAGCAAGCCGTTCACAGAAGCTGCCGACATTCCCGTCAGCGATCCCACCCCTGTCATGACCTTCAGTCCTGTCGAGCTGTCGACGCCAGACCGTATGGTGAATTTGCAGATTAAGGTCTCTGTGCCCTCGAAGGGAGACGACCTGCCCGTCATTCTCTTGTCCCATGGCCACGGGCCTTCGAACTTCATCTCGTCCCTGCACGGCTACGGCCCCCTCGCGCACTTCTGGGCGGCTCACGGTTTTGTCGTGATCCAGCCCACTCACTTGGACGCGAAGATGCTGGGCCTGCGTGAGTCCGACAACCCGGAGGCACCGTTGTATTGGCGTTCCCGAGCCGAGGATATGCGCTGCATCCTCGATCATCTGGACCAGATCGAGGATACGGTTCCAGGACTCGGCGGGCGCCTTGACCGGAGCCGAATCGCCGCTGTCGGTCATTCTTTGGGCGGACATACGGTAGGCCTGTTGTGTGGTCAGAAGGTTACGGATCCGATCGACGGTACGGAAGTATATCTGGCCGATCCCCGGATCAAGGCGGGGGTACTGATGGCTGCGCCAGGCAAAGGTGAGGACCTCGCCGCGTTTGCGACCGAGCGCTACCCCGTCTTGGGAACAACAAACTTCGCCACAATGACAACGCCGGCCCTCGTGATCGTCGGCGAAAACGACTGGAACCCTGCGTTCTCCGATCGAAAGGATTGGCGCGCCGATGCGTACTTCCAGAGTCCCGGACCCAAAAGCTTGTTAACTTTGTTCGGAGCGGAGCACGGACTAGGCGGGATCGCCGCCTTCGACGCAAAGGAAACGACGGACGAAAACCCTGAGCGCGTGGCTGCGCTGCGGGCGCTCGTCTGGTCCTATCTCCGCACCGCGCTCTACCCTGAAGACTCCGCCTGGCCTACCGCGTGTGCCGCGTTAACGAATACGGCTAATCCGGTAGGGATGATCCATTGCAAATAAACGCTTCAAGCACGATGCGTGCAATGTCGCGCGACAGCAGAGGCTGAGAAGTTCGATCAAAATAGGGCCACCCAATGGGGTGGCCCTAAATTCTGCCGTTAATTGTTGTTCGCGATCCAGTCGGCGATATCTGCAATCACTTGCGGATCCACGCTGCCCGGAATCTTATATTCGGCTGCGGTGCCTTCCCCGCTGCCGCTATAATTTACGAAAAAGTGGTTTAATCCGGGGTATAGCTTCAAAACTGCGTTTGGCTTATCTTTCAAGGCTTCCTGCCAGATCACATAATCTTTGTCGGCATATACCTGGAAGTCGTCGCTTCCCTGCAGCACCATGATCGACTTATTCGATGCGGCTACCAGCTCTCCGGTATCGTGGATGTCCATATCGCGGAGATAATAAGCCGGCACGCCGAAGACGGATTGGCCGAGCGCTTCCTCTTCCGGCATGCGCTTGATGCTTGCTGCCTTGCGCAGCTCGTCAGCTAACCATGCCGCGTTCGCTGCCTTGGCCGGATCGCTGTCGTCCATCGCATCGACAGCGGCTTTATTCTGATCGTGGATGAGCGCCCATAGGGAGCGAGTCGTGCCTGCCATGATGACTAAGCCGGCGAAATCTCCGCCTTCCGCATCGATTCTGGGAGCCATCATGCCGCCAAGACTGTGCCCGATCACATAGACTTGGGAGGCGTTTATGCGCTTGTCTTTCTTGAGCAGCCGAGAGGCTGCGATCGCATCGTCGATCGTTTCTTCCTTGACTGTGAATTTCGCCAGCATCTCGGGGGTGAAGCTGCTCGCATACGCCAACGTTCTTTTCTCGTAACGAAGAACGGCGATGCCCTGCTCCGCCAGTCCCCACGCGATATCGCGAAATGGCTTGTAGCCGCCTACCGTTTCGTCCCGATCGCTTGGACCTGAGCCATGGACTAGAACCGCTGCCGGCAGAGGACCGTCGGCCCCTCTAGGCATCGTTAAAGTCCCCTTCAGCGGATAGGCCGTTCCCTCGCCGATCACGACCTCCTCCTCTACTAATTGAGACGGCAGCTCTTTCTCGATTGGCGGGGCGGAGCTTGCAATGACTGCCTCGTTAAGGTTGGCATTGTATGACGTATACAGACCGAGCACCGACTGGAAGAAGGCAAGCGGAACATATGCGCGACCCTGCTTCAGCACCGCATTCTTTCCGAACGAGAGCGGACCTTTTCCATTGACGGCGGCGCTGTTGCCTCCGATTTTAAACGTAATTGTAGCGGTGGGTACGAGGAGCTCAATTTCCTTTTCGGCTGCCCGGTATACGGTTTTCA from the Cohnella hashimotonis genome contains:
- a CDS encoding MarR family winged helix-turn-helix transcriptional regulator, translating into MDKYELNEAEMRIWHLWKGSFQRIFGRVIKELSEQTGLSEGDYGVLDRLVLSGNGTLRQQELADSMDWDKSRLSHHLTRMEKRGLVTRKPIDTDRGVQVIITPAGQTALDEARPIVAKAIQKYFLTLLTDQDMESIAKLAERTKTNP
- a CDS encoding putative quinol monooxygenase produces the protein MNDTKNRYVTVLWEARAKAGREAEMKAFMAAAVTPSRNDAGNIDYEAHEVVGQPGTFIIYERWENRDALDRHLNAPRMQELVPQLLELMEGSIEEGIRLLQRFRPAQ
- a CDS encoding sialate O-acetylesterase, which gives rise to MIKSFLMLGQSNMAGRGFMHEVDPIYNEKIKMLRNGQWQMMTEPINYDRPVAGISLAASFADAWSRANPDEEIGLIPCAEGGSSLNDWHPEGILFQHALSEARFALRSSQICGILWHQGESDSYRSLHETYYGKLTFIIETLRNELNLEAVPLIIGGLGDFLGKTGFGQHATEYRQVDEQLQLFANEQPNCYFATAAELTANPDGIHLDAVSQRKFGYRYFEAFSKRCHVLEPISGEERSLKAVRDYSKTEQVYLHSMDLASGKLTYAEYEVKIGRVMQP
- a CDS encoding amidase family protein, whose product is MSKLKRLRKGKKQVIAASIALSVIATGVYPFQSADALTRVTSESGTVWEIHDAFAPSLDTGSLRTVGTTQVQGFGNIFVKVSSPSASLMNGQMMRGFNLSYDGVNKFVSTQSVNLGNILITREVYVDTKNNRTRFFDTFTNTNNVAVKVDVSFGGSLGYGTTTNAAVVKATSSHDLQVTTDDSWVVVDSTARNNKPLGIAVGSPDPFDNGLTGLGDQQKDPFTTPLAESGNEANFYGFINTLHIEPGQSKSLVNYVQVGETGEEGLNNLVATLDGLNGQLDVAGLSNAQIRSISNWDISGIEGLDTGDQLNIPNAPAANQFVTSSPYDVTNKSIAEMQQDMINGRATSVQITQAYLDRIKAYDMGQLGFHAFLHVSETALSQAQAADIARAQGAKGDLLGIPIAIKDIYDTKDMPTTGGSKALEGWQPESDAFQVNKLREAGAVIIGKVNTSEFANSGSFSESGWQQTWNALYPSKTSFGSSGGSAVSVAADFAAAAMGSQTGVSLYAPTTGASLKSFRGTDGMASTTGVIPLTWGQDYAGPIAKTVTDLAIMLNATTGTDPKDIFTVTADADNKRPVDWKESLDVNALQGKKIGYIPSSFVSTYADDDTGQAVMDKFSQLQAAGATMVEMSALPAAPTRPSGINGSTEGWARYIELHKDFPYIDGASVLASDKVLIYNKRDYTAPTRMTEQAVQDYIKYRTDYKEVIKGWMDANGVDAVVYAGFISDVYNNDAAASQLSSDRGTGVLTSNVGLPTVVVPVGTNDSGYSISMQLVGRAWDDAKVLGMGYALEQQTKARLLSSFVPALPYVSSNPGPIIDNGPTPPVKEEPVTPPETTTPPEEPEVVRFTDVTNHWAKASIDVLIAKGLLTGYADGTFRPNSGLTRAEAIKVIASYMGLEGKESTFADVSSTHWANKFIGATAEAGLMTGYSDGTFRPDEKMSRSELAALIARAFKLTGAGQTSFKDVKGNAWSYEYIDALASNKIITGYTDNMFKPEQGITRAEFATIIARLIETKA
- a CDS encoding SDR family NAD(P)-dependent oxidoreductase, encoding MDLKLANKVAVVTGASKGIGLAIVRKFIEEGASVVAVSRTLTEELADLVENQSVKHLPIDVSMERNTVELSEKLGGVFGRVDILINSVGAVDKRRGEGFLATPNEEWEQLYDLNLFSVVRITQAALLHILKNNEGAIVNISSVNAQMPELLLPIYGTTKAALNNLTKMLAGEFGPRRIRVNSISPGPVVTPLWQDPENGMAKTISSMAAMDSEKVFEELPKMAGITLGKFAEAEDIANLAVFLASERASMITGTDYVIDGNMIKTI
- a CDS encoding SDR family NAD(P)-dependent oxidoreductase, encoding MSFNNQELVVVTGTSSGIGRATAERLAADGFHVLAGVRRQEDADKIRRHNIEPVIVDITNLDTLKALAERVKQDPLGRSLRAAVNNAGIAVNAPLEMVPLDEFRRQIEVSVIGQVAVIQALTPALLNSGGRVVNIGSLGGKISMPGFGIYSAAKYAMEAINDSLRREMSSFGLKVIMITPGGVSTGLSEQGITTAERLAKLMTPDQHKRHDRLFDAVKAQAETWATDGIRPEKVAAVVSRAIHAIKPRTRYTAGRDSALLTRLVRILPDKLLDRMLRSQMKLQ
- a CDS encoding alpha/beta hydrolase family protein; its protein translation is MKKTLLLFVALIVPLTTFSVDASANAIKVLLEGKAISFTDAQPYLDHNEVMIPVRAAADALGMKTVYRAAEKEIELLVPTATITFKIGGNSAAVNGKGPLSFGKNAVLKQGRAYVPLAFFQSVLGLYTSYNANLNEAVIASSAPPIEKELPSQLVEEEVVIGEGTAYPLKGTLTMPRGADGPLPAAVLVHGSGPSDRDETVGGYKPFRDIAWGLAEQGIAVLRYEKRTLAYASSFTPEMLAKFTVKEETIDDAIAASRLLKKDKRINASQVYVIGHSLGGMMAPRIDAEGGDFAGLVIMAGTTRSLWALIHDQNKAAVDAMDDSDPAKAANAAWLADELRKAASIKRMPEEEALGQSVFGVPAYYLRDMDIHDTGELVAASNKSIMVLQGSDDFQVYADKDYVIWQEALKDKPNAVLKLYPGLNHFFVNYSGSGEGTAAEYKIPGSVDPQVIADIADWIANNN
- a CDS encoding alpha/beta hydrolase family protein yields the protein MQEMQQKPKEDRPVSKPFTEAADIPVSDPTPVMTFSPVELSTPDRMVNLQIKVSVPSKGDDLPVILLSHGHGPSNFISSLHGYGPLAHFWAAHGFVVIQPTHLDAKMLGLRESDNPEAPLYWRSRAEDMRCILDHLDQIEDTVPGLGGRLDRSRIAAVGHSLGGHTVGLLCGQKVTDPIDGTEVYLADPRIKAGVLMAAPGKGEDLAAFATERYPVLGTTNFATMTTPALVIVGENDWNPAFSDRKDWRADAYFQSPGPKSLLTLFGAEHGLGGIAAFDAKETTDENPERVAALRALVWSYLRTALYPEDSAWPTACAALTNTANPVGMIHCK
- a CDS encoding PadR family transcriptional regulator; its protein translation is MIPLLILGLLIQNHGAHGYELLALMEKRHYKYIVSFTKGSFYYNLQQLEEKGWIEQIQQNPSNSGREVRSYQVTGSGMAEFEKLMVEYGTKSEYVNLQFYGALLFADEYDKNKLLELIQSQIDQTRTRISLLDEYLSSTQELPGTIDYYRRMNENSRSHHLVNLAWFEQLKAAIEAAEGPVA